A section of the Acidimicrobiales bacterium genome encodes:
- a CDS encoding PxKF domain-containing protein, with protein MAGFRSGARRLAVTAGVTALTVATAMAANADTMSLDGDTGTSGPNAAFSLAKANCAASVTGQIQISYNGNEHFAPGEDVNVTFAVPAGSGITAATAASFDGKAPGEWGPGDSFSIPIVTRISGTPDSDANYKVEVTVANDDESVVVGTSGGNGKPQYGVTVDCVADGGNGGGGDVIVQNAAPVVNAGGPYAGAEGSSIALNGGSWQDTGDATTHASAWTIAASSVSPGTCSLANATSLTAATITCTDNGTATVQLAVTDGAATPLSGQATASVTISNAAPVVSAPTVSSATACSVTVSADYTDAGSADTHPTASINWGDGNTTTDPVSTEPGSSPGTVSGSHSYTGSAGTKSIIVAVTDDDAGAGSSSAMTSYATKNTASTFLAPINSGAGVPRSVFKLGSTIPVKITVTDCSSAPVSTLTPMVQLQKVDGVADGAVNEAAVSEVATNGKAMRWDTAQYIYNLSTKRSQFCATPAISGCTASDLTAGTYRLTVTDPSFFVNPTATFDLK; from the coding sequence ATGGCGGGATTCCGCTCGGGAGCTCGGCGGTTGGCGGTCACGGCGGGTGTCACGGCGTTGACCGTGGCCACGGCGATGGCTGCGAACGCCGACACGATGTCACTCGACGGTGACACCGGCACGAGTGGTCCCAACGCCGCCTTCTCCCTCGCCAAGGCGAACTGTGCAGCGTCGGTGACTGGACAGATCCAGATCTCGTACAACGGCAACGAGCACTTCGCTCCGGGCGAGGATGTCAACGTCACCTTCGCGGTGCCCGCCGGGTCCGGCATCACCGCCGCCACGGCCGCCAGCTTCGACGGCAAGGCGCCGGGCGAGTGGGGCCCGGGGGACAGCTTCTCGATCCCGATCGTGACCCGGATCTCGGGCACGCCGGATTCCGACGCCAACTACAAGGTCGAGGTGACCGTGGCCAATGACGACGAGAGCGTCGTCGTCGGGACGTCCGGCGGCAACGGCAAGCCCCAGTACGGCGTCACGGTCGACTGCGTCGCCGACGGCGGGAACGGGGGCGGGGGCGACGTCATCGTCCAGAACGCCGCGCCCGTCGTGAACGCCGGAGGCCCCTACGCCGGGGCCGAGGGCAGCTCGATCGCCCTGAACGGTGGCAGCTGGCAGGACACCGGCGACGCCACGACCCACGCCAGTGCGTGGACCATCGCCGCCTCGTCGGTCAGCCCCGGCACGTGCAGCCTCGCCAACGCGACGTCGCTCACGGCGGCGACGATCACGTGCACGGACAACGGTACGGCGACCGTGCAGCTGGCGGTCACCGATGGAGCTGCCACCCCCCTGTCGGGTCAGGCCACGGCATCGGTCACGATCAGCAACGCCGCCCCGGTCGTGTCGGCCCCGACCGTCTCGTCGGCCACTGCATGCAGCGTGACTGTCAGCGCCGACTACACCGACGCCGGCAGCGCCGACACGCACCCCACCGCCTCGATCAACTGGGGCGACGGCAACACCACCACCGACCCCGTCAGCACGGAGCCGGGTTCCTCGCCGGGCACCGTGTCCGGCTCGCACTCCTACACGGGCTCGGCGGGCACGAAGAGCATCATCGTCGCCGTCACCGATGACGACGCCGGTGCGGGGTCGAGCTCAGCCATGACGAGCTACGCCACCAAGAACACGGCCAGCACCTTCCTCGCTCCGATCAACAGCGGAGCCGGCGTGCCGAGGAGCGTGTTCAAGCTCGGGAGCACCATCCCCGTCAAGATCACGGTCACCGACTGCAGCAGTGCGCCGGTGTCGACGCTGACCCCGATGGTGCAGCTGCAGAAGGTCGACGGCGTCGCCGATGGGGCCGTCAACGAGGCGGCGGTCAGCGAGGTCGCCACCAACGGCAAGGCGATGCGCTGGGACACGGCGCAGTACATCTACAACCTGTCCACCAAGCGCAGTCAGTTCTGCGCCACCCCGGCCATCTCCGGGTGCACCGCCAGCGACCTCACCGCCGGCACCTACAGGCTGACCGTCACCGACCCCTCGTTCTTCGTGAACCCGACGGCGACCTTCGACCTCAAGTAA
- a CDS encoding ABC transporter permease: MTTVTSPAPTPKAVTQPRSVLGWAVTDTLTIAGRNLRTIVRLPQLLVFSTIQPVIFVLLFRYAFGGAIPVPGMRYVDYLMPGIFAQTVTFGALGTGVGLADDLQKGLIERFRSLPMARSAVLGGRIVSDLVRNMFVVVLMCVVGYLVGFRVHTNPVAFIGGLVVLLFFACSLSVIFALIGLSVRNGESAQAAGFPMLAPLVFASSAFVPVSTMPGWLQVFARHQPLSVTVDAVRALSIGGRTTSFVVQSLLWSAAIIAVFGPLAVRRYRRAA; the protein is encoded by the coding sequence ATGACCACCGTCACGAGCCCGGCGCCCACTCCCAAAGCCGTCACCCAGCCGCGGAGCGTGCTCGGGTGGGCGGTCACCGACACCCTGACCATCGCCGGCCGCAACCTGCGGACGATCGTGCGGCTGCCGCAGCTGCTGGTGTTCTCCACCATCCAGCCCGTCATCTTCGTCCTGCTGTTCCGGTATGCCTTCGGCGGCGCCATCCCCGTGCCGGGCATGCGGTACGTCGACTACCTGATGCCCGGAATCTTCGCCCAGACCGTCACCTTCGGCGCGCTCGGCACGGGCGTGGGCCTGGCCGACGACCTCCAGAAGGGCCTGATCGAGCGGTTCCGCTCCCTTCCCATGGCGCGGTCCGCGGTGCTGGGCGGCCGCATCGTGAGCGATCTCGTCCGGAACATGTTCGTGGTCGTGTTGATGTGCGTCGTCGGCTACCTCGTCGGGTTCCGGGTGCACACCAACCCCGTCGCCTTCATCGGCGGGCTCGTGGTGCTGCTGTTCTTCGCCTGCTCCCTCTCGGTGATCTTCGCCCTGATCGGACTGTCCGTGCGCAACGGCGAGAGCGCGCAGGCGGCCGGATTCCCGATGCTGGCCCCGTTGGTGTTCGCCTCGTCGGCCTTCGTCCCGGTGTCCACCATGCCGGGTTGGCTGCAGGTCTTCGCCCGCCACCAGCCGCTCTCGGTCACCGTCGACGCCGTACGGGCGCTGTCCATCGGCGGGCGCACCACCAGCTTCGTCGTCCAGTCGCTGCTGTGGTCCGCCGCCATCATCGCCGTGTTCGGGCCGCTCGCCGTGCGCCGCTACCGGCGGGCGGCGTAG